One part of the Pseudopipra pipra isolate bDixPip1 chromosome 3, bDixPip1.hap1, whole genome shotgun sequence genome encodes these proteins:
- the KATNA1 gene encoding katanin p60 ATPase-containing subunit A1 isoform X1, which produces MPGPARWGPPRGLPGAGKAPAPPSRGWRTSGPGRCCRDTGHHYTVLVGVVVSRLYLARARRGIAVVSLKPSGGEAAPCPGNPPSFMLNMSLVMIIENVKLAREYALLGNYDSAMVYYQGVLDQMNKYLYSVRDAYLQQKWQQVWQEISVEAKHVKDIMKTLESFKLDNTPLKASQQELPAHDAEVWSLPVPAERRPSPGPRKRQSVPCSDCRGHNNRVSAAVRGPHRPSSRNPNDKGKAVRSREKKDQQNKGKEEKNKSTSEISESEPKKFDSTGYDKDLVEALERDIISQNPNIRWDDIADLVEAKKLLKEAVVLPMWMPEFFKGIRRPWKGVLMVGPPGTGKTLLAKAVATECKTTFFNVSSSTLTSKYRGESEKLVRLLFEMARFYAPTTIFIDEIDSICSRRGTSEEHEASRRVKAELLVQMDGVGGATENDDPSKMVMVLAATNFPWDIDEALRRRLEKRIYIPLPSAKGREELLKINLRELELADDVDLANIAEKMEGYSGADITNVCRDASLMAMRRRIEGLTPEEIRNLPRDEMHMPTTMEDFEIALKKVSKSVSAADIEKYEKWIAEFGSC; this is translated from the exons ATGCCCGGTCCCGCTCGGTGGGGGCCGCCCCGAGGGCTGCCGGGCGCGGGGAAGGCTCCGGCTCCTCCGTCCCGCGGCTGGAGAACGAGCGGCCCTGGTCGCTGCTGTCGCGACACCGGCCACCATTACACGGTGCTCGTCGGTGTTGTTGTGTCGAGGCTGTATCTCGCACGTGCTCGGCGCGGCATCGCCGTGGTGTCCCTGAAGCCATCGGGAGGGgaggctgctccctgccccGGGAATCCTCCTAG cttcatgTTGAACATGAGCCTTGTTATGATCATTGAGAATGTAAAGTTGGCCCGTGAATATGCCTTACTGGGAAATTATGACTCTGCAATGGTCTACTACCAGGGAGTTCTTGACCAAATGAATAAGTATCTGTACTCTGTGAGAGATGCCTATCTGCAGCAGAAATGGCAACAG GTTTGGCAGGAAATAAGTGTGGAAGCTAAGCATGTGAAAGATATAATGAAAACACTGGAGAGTTTTAAATTAGACAATACTCCATTGAAAGCCTCACAACAAGAATTACCAGCTCACGATGCAGAAGTCTGGTCTTTGCCAGTACCTGCTGAACGTAG ACCTTCGCCAGGACCCAGAAAGCGTCAGTCTGTTCCATGCAGTGATTGCCGAGGTCACAATAATCGTGTAAGTGCAGCTGTCAGAGGCCCTCACCGTCCATCCTCTCGAAATCCCAATGATAAAGGGAAGGCAGTCCGCAGCCGGGAAAAAAAGGAtcaacaaaataaaggaaaagaggaaaag AACAAATCCACATCTGAGATTTCAGAGTCTGAACCAAAGAAATTTGATAGTACTGGATACGACAAAGATTTAGTAGAAGCTTTGGAAAGAGATATAATTTCTCAGAACCCCAACATTCGATG GGATGACATTGCTGATTTAGTAGAAGCCAAAAAGCTGCTTAAGGAAGCTGTAGTTTTACCCATGTGGATGCCAGAGTTTTTTAAGGGAATTAGAAGACCGTGGAAG ggAGTTCTGATGGTTGGTCCTCCTGGTACTGGAAAGACCCTCCTAGCAAAAGCTGTAGCCACTGAATGCAAGACTACTTTTTTCAATGTTTCTTCTTCCACACTTACCTCAAAATACAGAGGAGAATCTGAAAAACTTGTTCGTCTGCTGTTTGAAATG GCTCGATTTTATGCCCCGACAACTATATTTATTGATGAGATAGACTCTATCTGTAGTCGAAGGGGAACTTCGGAGGAACACGAAGCCAGCAGACGTGTGAAGGCAGAGCTCCTGGTTCAAATGGATG GTGTCGGAGGGGCTACTGAAAATGATGATCCTTCTAAGATGGTCATGGTACTTGCTGCTACTAATTTTCCTTGGGATATTGATGAAGCCCTAAGACGGAGACTAGAAAAGAGAATTTACATTCCTTTACCGTCAG CAAAAGGTAGAGAGGAACtcctaaaaataaatctgcGAGAGCTGGAACTGGCTGATGATGTTGACCTTGCAAACATAGCTGAGAAAATGGAAGGTTATTCAGGTGCAGACATCACCAATGTATGCAG AGATGCATCATTGATGGCTATGAGAAGGCGTATTGAAGGCTTgacaccagaagaaataagaaatctTCCCCGAGATGAAATGCACATGCCAACAACTATGGAAGACTTTGAAATAGCTTTGAAGAAAGTTTCTAAATCAGTATCTGCTGCGGACATTGAGAAATATGAGAAATGGATAGCTGAATTTGGATCATGTTGA
- the KATNA1 gene encoding katanin p60 ATPase-containing subunit A1 isoform X3, whose protein sequence is MLNMSLVMIIENVKLAREYALLGNYDSAMVYYQGVLDQMNKYLYSVRDAYLQQKWQQVWQEISVEAKHVKDIMKTLESFKLDNTPLKASQQELPAHDAEVWSLPVPAERRPSPGPRKRQSVPCSDCRGHNNRVSAAVRGPHRPSSRNPNDKGKAVRSREKKDQQNKGKEEKNKSTSEISESEPKKFDSTGYDKDLVEALERDIISQNPNIRWDDIADLVEAKKLLKEAVVLPMWMPEFFKGIRRPWKGVLMVGPPGTGKTLLAKAVATECKTTFFNVSSSTLTSKYRGESEKLVRLLFEMARFYAPTTIFIDEIDSICSRRGTSEEHEASRRVKAELLVQMDGVGGATENDDPSKMVMVLAATNFPWDIDEALRRRLEKRIYIPLPSAKGREELLKINLRELELADDVDLANIAEKMEGYSGADITNVCRDASLMAMRRRIEGLTPEEIRNLPRDEMHMPTTMEDFEIALKKVSKSVSAADIEKYEKWIAEFGSC, encoded by the exons atgTTGAACATGAGCCTTGTTATGATCATTGAGAATGTAAAGTTGGCCCGTGAATATGCCTTACTGGGAAATTATGACTCTGCAATGGTCTACTACCAGGGAGTTCTTGACCAAATGAATAAGTATCTGTACTCTGTGAGAGATGCCTATCTGCAGCAGAAATGGCAACAG GTTTGGCAGGAAATAAGTGTGGAAGCTAAGCATGTGAAAGATATAATGAAAACACTGGAGAGTTTTAAATTAGACAATACTCCATTGAAAGCCTCACAACAAGAATTACCAGCTCACGATGCAGAAGTCTGGTCTTTGCCAGTACCTGCTGAACGTAG ACCTTCGCCAGGACCCAGAAAGCGTCAGTCTGTTCCATGCAGTGATTGCCGAGGTCACAATAATCGTGTAAGTGCAGCTGTCAGAGGCCCTCACCGTCCATCCTCTCGAAATCCCAATGATAAAGGGAAGGCAGTCCGCAGCCGGGAAAAAAAGGAtcaacaaaataaaggaaaagaggaaaag AACAAATCCACATCTGAGATTTCAGAGTCTGAACCAAAGAAATTTGATAGTACTGGATACGACAAAGATTTAGTAGAAGCTTTGGAAAGAGATATAATTTCTCAGAACCCCAACATTCGATG GGATGACATTGCTGATTTAGTAGAAGCCAAAAAGCTGCTTAAGGAAGCTGTAGTTTTACCCATGTGGATGCCAGAGTTTTTTAAGGGAATTAGAAGACCGTGGAAG ggAGTTCTGATGGTTGGTCCTCCTGGTACTGGAAAGACCCTCCTAGCAAAAGCTGTAGCCACTGAATGCAAGACTACTTTTTTCAATGTTTCTTCTTCCACACTTACCTCAAAATACAGAGGAGAATCTGAAAAACTTGTTCGTCTGCTGTTTGAAATG GCTCGATTTTATGCCCCGACAACTATATTTATTGATGAGATAGACTCTATCTGTAGTCGAAGGGGAACTTCGGAGGAACACGAAGCCAGCAGACGTGTGAAGGCAGAGCTCCTGGTTCAAATGGATG GTGTCGGAGGGGCTACTGAAAATGATGATCCTTCTAAGATGGTCATGGTACTTGCTGCTACTAATTTTCCTTGGGATATTGATGAAGCCCTAAGACGGAGACTAGAAAAGAGAATTTACATTCCTTTACCGTCAG CAAAAGGTAGAGAGGAACtcctaaaaataaatctgcGAGAGCTGGAACTGGCTGATGATGTTGACCTTGCAAACATAGCTGAGAAAATGGAAGGTTATTCAGGTGCAGACATCACCAATGTATGCAG AGATGCATCATTGATGGCTATGAGAAGGCGTATTGAAGGCTTgacaccagaagaaataagaaatctTCCCCGAGATGAAATGCACATGCCAACAACTATGGAAGACTTTGAAATAGCTTTGAAGAAAGTTTCTAAATCAGTATCTGCTGCGGACATTGAGAAATATGAGAAATGGATAGCTGAATTTGGATCATGTTGA
- the KATNA1 gene encoding katanin p60 ATPase-containing subunit A1 isoform X2 has protein sequence MPGPARWGPPRGLPGAGKAPAPPSRGWRTSGPGRCCRDTGHHYTVLVGVVVSRLYLARARRGIAVVSLKPSGGEAAPCPGNPPSFMLNMSLVMIIENVKLAREYALLGNYDSAMVYYQGVLDQMNKYLYSVRDAYLQQKWQQVWQEISVEAKHVKDIMKTLESFKLDNTPLKASQQELPAHDAEVWSLPVPAERRPSPGPRKRQSVPCSDCRGHNNRVSAAVRGPHRPSSRNPNDKGKAVRSREKKDQQNKGKEEKNKSTSEISESEPKKFDSTGYDKDLVEALERDIISQNPNIRWDDIADLVEAKKLLKEAVVLPMWMPEFFKGIRRPWKGVLMVGPPGTGKTLLAKAVATECKTTFFNVSSSTLTSKYRGESEKLVRLLFEMARFYAPTTIFIDEIDSICSRRGTSEEHEASRRVKAELLVQMDGVGGATENDDPSKMVMVLAATNFPWDIDEALRRRLEKRIYIPLPSAKGREELLKINLRELELADDVDLANIAEKMEGYSGADITNVCRFLIRLCKHVSAQLRGQYAVPQG, from the exons ATGCCCGGTCCCGCTCGGTGGGGGCCGCCCCGAGGGCTGCCGGGCGCGGGGAAGGCTCCGGCTCCTCCGTCCCGCGGCTGGAGAACGAGCGGCCCTGGTCGCTGCTGTCGCGACACCGGCCACCATTACACGGTGCTCGTCGGTGTTGTTGTGTCGAGGCTGTATCTCGCACGTGCTCGGCGCGGCATCGCCGTGGTGTCCCTGAAGCCATCGGGAGGGgaggctgctccctgccccGGGAATCCTCCTAG cttcatgTTGAACATGAGCCTTGTTATGATCATTGAGAATGTAAAGTTGGCCCGTGAATATGCCTTACTGGGAAATTATGACTCTGCAATGGTCTACTACCAGGGAGTTCTTGACCAAATGAATAAGTATCTGTACTCTGTGAGAGATGCCTATCTGCAGCAGAAATGGCAACAG GTTTGGCAGGAAATAAGTGTGGAAGCTAAGCATGTGAAAGATATAATGAAAACACTGGAGAGTTTTAAATTAGACAATACTCCATTGAAAGCCTCACAACAAGAATTACCAGCTCACGATGCAGAAGTCTGGTCTTTGCCAGTACCTGCTGAACGTAG ACCTTCGCCAGGACCCAGAAAGCGTCAGTCTGTTCCATGCAGTGATTGCCGAGGTCACAATAATCGTGTAAGTGCAGCTGTCAGAGGCCCTCACCGTCCATCCTCTCGAAATCCCAATGATAAAGGGAAGGCAGTCCGCAGCCGGGAAAAAAAGGAtcaacaaaataaaggaaaagaggaaaag AACAAATCCACATCTGAGATTTCAGAGTCTGAACCAAAGAAATTTGATAGTACTGGATACGACAAAGATTTAGTAGAAGCTTTGGAAAGAGATATAATTTCTCAGAACCCCAACATTCGATG GGATGACATTGCTGATTTAGTAGAAGCCAAAAAGCTGCTTAAGGAAGCTGTAGTTTTACCCATGTGGATGCCAGAGTTTTTTAAGGGAATTAGAAGACCGTGGAAG ggAGTTCTGATGGTTGGTCCTCCTGGTACTGGAAAGACCCTCCTAGCAAAAGCTGTAGCCACTGAATGCAAGACTACTTTTTTCAATGTTTCTTCTTCCACACTTACCTCAAAATACAGAGGAGAATCTGAAAAACTTGTTCGTCTGCTGTTTGAAATG GCTCGATTTTATGCCCCGACAACTATATTTATTGATGAGATAGACTCTATCTGTAGTCGAAGGGGAACTTCGGAGGAACACGAAGCCAGCAGACGTGTGAAGGCAGAGCTCCTGGTTCAAATGGATG GTGTCGGAGGGGCTACTGAAAATGATGATCCTTCTAAGATGGTCATGGTACTTGCTGCTACTAATTTTCCTTGGGATATTGATGAAGCCCTAAGACGGAGACTAGAAAAGAGAATTTACATTCCTTTACCGTCAG CAAAAGGTAGAGAGGAACtcctaaaaataaatctgcGAGAGCTGGAACTGGCTGATGATGTTGACCTTGCAAACATAGCTGAGAAAATGGAAGGTTATTCAGGTGCAGACATCACCAATGTATGCAG ATTCCTAATAAGGCTCTGCAAACATGTGTCAGCACAGCTGAGAGGACAATATGCTGTGCCACAGGGATGA